In the genome of Kitasatospora cathayae, one region contains:
- a CDS encoding NAD-dependent malic enzyme, with the protein MATVPSVSNSITVRLEVPARGNAVSAITTAVESSGGSVTGLDVTASGLEALRIDVTVAASSVAHGEEIVEKLRAIDGVSIGKVSDRTFLMHLGGKIEMSSKLPIRNRDDLSMIYTPGVARVCMAIAENPEDARRLTIKRNSVAVVTDGSAVLGLGNIGPAAALPVMEGKAALFKRFAGIDAWPICLDTQDTDEIVAIVKAIAPGFAGINLEDISAPRCFEIEARLREALDIPVFHDDQHGTAIVVLAALTNALKVVGKEIGDIRVVMSGAGAAGTAILKLLLAAGVEHATVADVHGVVHLGRDDLNDSLRWIAEHTNRSGRTGSLKEAVAGADVFIGVSAPNVLDGDDLATMADQAIVFALANPDPEVDPAVARQTAAVVATGRSDFPNQINNVLVFPGVFRGLLDAQSRTVNTEMMIAAARALATTVGDDELNANYIIPSVFNKDVAKTVAAAVREAALADAQAPAPARPTPGIVGTLDTASFPTVKL; encoded by the coding sequence ATGGCGACGGTGCCCAGTGTCTCCAACTCGATCACGGTGCGACTGGAGGTCCCGGCCCGCGGCAACGCGGTCAGCGCGATCACCACGGCCGTGGAGTCCTCCGGCGGATCGGTGACCGGTCTCGACGTCACGGCTTCCGGCCTGGAGGCGCTGCGGATCGACGTGACCGTGGCGGCCTCCTCGGTCGCGCACGGTGAGGAGATCGTCGAGAAGCTGCGGGCGATCGACGGCGTGTCGATCGGCAAGGTCTCGGACCGCACCTTCCTGATGCACCTCGGCGGCAAGATCGAGATGTCCTCGAAGCTGCCGATCCGCAACCGTGACGACCTCAGCATGATCTACACCCCGGGTGTCGCCCGGGTCTGCATGGCGATCGCCGAGAACCCCGAGGACGCCCGCCGGCTGACCATCAAGCGCAACAGCGTCGCGGTGGTCACCGACGGCTCGGCGGTGCTGGGCCTGGGCAACATCGGCCCGGCGGCCGCGCTGCCCGTCATGGAGGGCAAGGCGGCCCTGTTCAAGCGCTTCGCCGGGATCGACGCCTGGCCGATCTGCCTGGACACCCAGGACACCGACGAGATCGTCGCCATCGTCAAGGCGATCGCCCCGGGCTTCGCCGGCATCAACCTGGAGGACATCTCCGCGCCGCGCTGCTTCGAGATCGAGGCCCGGCTGCGCGAGGCCCTGGACATCCCGGTCTTCCACGACGACCAGCACGGCACCGCGATCGTGGTGCTGGCCGCCCTCACCAACGCGCTGAAGGTGGTCGGCAAGGAGATCGGCGACATCCGCGTGGTGATGTCGGGCGCGGGCGCCGCCGGCACCGCGATCCTCAAGCTGCTGCTGGCCGCCGGCGTCGAGCACGCCACCGTCGCGGACGTGCACGGCGTGGTCCACCTGGGCCGTGACGACCTCAACGACAGCCTGCGCTGGATCGCCGAGCACACCAACCGCTCGGGCCGCACCGGCAGCCTCAAGGAGGCCGTGGCGGGCGCGGACGTGTTCATCGGCGTCTCGGCCCCGAACGTCCTGGACGGCGACGACCTGGCCACCATGGCCGACCAGGCCATCGTGTTCGCGCTGGCCAACCCGGACCCGGAGGTCGACCCGGCCGTCGCCCGGCAGACCGCCGCCGTGGTCGCCACCGGCCGCAGCGACTTCCCGAACCAGATCAACAACGTGCTGGTCTTCCCGGGCGTCTTCCGCGGCCTGCTGGACGCCCAGAGCCGCACGGTCAACACCGAGATGATGATCGCCGCCGCCCGGGCGCTGGCCACCACCGTCGGCGACGACGAGCTGAACGCCAACTACATCATCCCGAGCGTCTTCAACAAGGACGTCGCCAAGACCGTCGCCGCCGCGGTGCGCGAA